The following proteins come from a genomic window of Anopheles ziemanni chromosome 3, idAnoZiCoDA_A2_x.2, whole genome shotgun sequence:
- the LOC131289433 gene encoding phosphatidylinositol 4-kinase type 2-alpha isoform X1 has translation MTSEGPLVDLDFGDTSSHGDPAAPVNGYFRPIPNGHPEPASFESISTLATIHERVVLRQQANESPYEKTPSFKSTVTAASNGDQRILKDAIVNSNGLLPPLSSVPLFNSVAGEDNQSVKNSHSASLLLGAPSTSTVATTASSAVTTTATVDIGDGTSLVLPDVGFEGITLDSGIDRESQPLLGSRDHEITYNQFPDDPHFSDLVYSAEIAIDAGIYPERIYQGSSGSYFVKNPADKVVAVFKPKDEEPYGRLNPKWTKWMHKLCCPCCFGRACLIPNQGYLSEAGASLVDQKLNLNIVPKTRVVRLVSETFNYPRIDRQKARIKKTIKERIPAARFNRMSLPPKTGSFQLFVEGYKDADFWLRRFEQDPLPTRLAQKFQIQFERLVVLDYIIRNTDRGNDNWLIKYDQPSILPTTPTSPTGANGSVPNGINGGGYIPRSSSRLEMMEHTDWNLVQLPEIKIAAIDNGLAFPFKHPDSWRAYPYHWAWLPQAKQPFSQDIKDLVLPSLSDPNFCEELCNELYELFKQDKGFDRGLFERQMSVMRGQMLNLTQALKDGKSPVQLVQMPAVIVERSKVNPGSSRFFSFQQRFQNKSPFFSWC, from the exons ATGACCTCGGAAGGACCGCTTGTGGATCTGGACTTCGGAGACACAAGCAGCCACGGTGACCCGGCAGCACCAGTGAACGGCTACTTTAGACCGATACCGAACGGTCACCCGGAACCGGCCAGCTTCGAAAGCATATCGACGTTAGCGACCATTCACGAAAGAGTGGTGTTGCGTCAACAGGCGAACGAATCGCCCTACGAAAAGACACCGTCATTCAAGTCGACAGTGACCGCTGCATCGAATGGAGACCAACGGATCCTGAAAGATGCGATCGTAAACAGCAACGGCCTACTGCCACCACTATCTTCCGTGCCGCTGTTCAATTCCGTGGCGGGCGAAGATAACCAGAGCGTGAAGAACAGCCACAGCGCGTCGCTGCTGTTGGGCGCGCCGTCAACCTCGACCGTGGCCACCACCGCGTCCAGCGCCGTCACTACCACCGCCACCGTGGACATCGGGGACGGGACGTCACTCGTGCTGCCGGACGTTGGCTTCGAAGGCATCACGCTGGATTCCGGTATCGATCGCGAATCGCAGCCCCTTTTGGGGTCGCGCGATCATGAGATTACGTACAATCAATTTCCCG ATGATCCCCACTTCAGCGACTTGGTCTACTCGGCCGAGATAGCGATCGATGCCGGCATTTACCCGGAGCGCATCTACCAGGGTAGCAGCGGCTCGTACTTTGTCAAGAATCCCGCCGAC AAAGTCGTGGCCGTCTTTAAACCCAAAGATGAGGAACCGTACGGGCGGCTGAACCCAAAGTGGACCAAATGGATGCACAAGCTGTGCTGTCCGTGCTGTTTTGGTCGCGCCTGCCTGATACCGAACCAGGG GTATCTCTCGGAAGCCGGAGCTAGTCTAGTGGACCAAAAACTAAACCTTAACATCGTGCCGAAGACGCGCGTCGTCCGGCTGGTGTCGGAAACGTTCAACTACCCGCGCATCGACCGGCAGAAGGCGCGTATCAAGAAGACGATCAAGGAGCGCATTCCGGCGGCCCGGTTCAACCGAATGTCGCTGCCACCGAAGACGGGCTCGTTCCAGCTGTTCGTCGAAGGCTACAAGGATGCCGACTTCTGGCTGCGCCGATTCGAGCAGGACCCGCTGCCGACGCGGCTTGCGCAAAAGTTTCAGATCCAGTTCGAGCGGCTGGTCGTGCTGGACTACATCATCCGCAACACGGACCGGGGCAACGACAACTGGCTGATCAAGTACGATCAGCCATCGATCCTGCCGACGACGCCCACGAGCCCGACCGGTGCCAACGGGTCCGTGCCGAACGGCATCAACGGCGGCGGTTACATTCCACGCAGCAGCAGTCGACTGGAGATGATGGAGCACACGGACTGGAATCTGGTGCAGCTGCCCGAAATAAAGATTGCCGCGATCGATAACGGGCTGGCGTTCCCGTTCAAGCATCCTGACTCGTGGCGGGCCTATCCGTACCACTGGGCGTGGCTCCCGCAGGCCAAGCAACCGTTCAGCCAGGATATCAAGGATCTGGTGCTGCCGTCGCTGTCCGATCCGAACTTTTGCGAGGAACTGTGCAACGAGCTGTACGAGCTGTTCAAGCAGGACAAGGGTTTCGATCGCGGCCTGTTCGAGCGGCAGATGTCTGTGATGCGCGGCCAGATGCTCAATCTGACGCAAGCTTTAAAGGACGGGAAGAGCCCGGTACAGCTGGTCCAGATGCCAGCCGTCATCGTCGAGAG GTCGAAGGTAAACCCTGGATCGTCGAGGTTTTTCTCATTCCAGCAGCGCTTCCAAAACAAGAGTCCGTTCTTTTCGTGGTGTTAG
- the LOC131289433 gene encoding phosphatidylinositol 4-kinase type 2-alpha isoform X2, translating into MLVENANIFILDDSNVVGVPQSTTGGDDEQSSSSPLADGGNCVINPTYLLGPPSESDVATYSLRSGESSRAHIAPADIRDASSLGKKQTAGHSYQLHTAIVSLTEGSAGLENSINRGSRADTRVECINGEFLIAEDDYYPYNDIPDDPHFSDLVYSAEIAIDAGIYPERIYQGSSGSYFVKNPADKVVAVFKPKDEEPYGRLNPKWTKWMHKLCCPCCFGRACLIPNQGYLSEAGASLVDQKLNLNIVPKTRVVRLVSETFNYPRIDRQKARIKKTIKERIPAARFNRMSLPPKTGSFQLFVEGYKDADFWLRRFEQDPLPTRLAQKFQIQFERLVVLDYIIRNTDRGNDNWLIKYDQPSILPTTPTSPTGANGSVPNGINGGGYIPRSSSRLEMMEHTDWNLVQLPEIKIAAIDNGLAFPFKHPDSWRAYPYHWAWLPQAKQPFSQDIKDLVLPSLSDPNFCEELCNELYELFKQDKGFDRGLFERQMSVMRGQMLNLTQALKDGKSPVQLVQMPAVIVERSKVNPGSSRFFSFQQRFQNKSPFFSWC; encoded by the exons ATGCTTGTGGAAAAtgcgaacattttcatcctgGACGACAGTAACGTCGTCGGTGTGCCTCAATCCACCACCGGTGGGGACGACGAgcaatcctcctcctccccgctGGCGGATGGTGGTAACTGCGTGATAAATCCCACCTACCTGCTGGGACCTCCATCGGAATCCGATGTGGCCACGTACAGCCTTCGCTCGGGCGAATCATCCCGGGCCCATATCGCGCCGGCGGATATCCGGGACGCCAGCTCGCTGGGGAAGAAGCAGACCGCGGGGCATAGTTACCAGCTCCACACGGCTATCGTTAGCCTGACCGAGGGCTCGGCAGGTCTCGAAAACAGCATCAACAGAGGCAGCAGGGCAGATACCCGTGTGGAATGTATTAACGGGGAGTTTCTCATTGCCGAAGACGACTACTATCCGTACAACGATATTCCAG ATGATCCCCACTTCAGCGACTTGGTCTACTCGGCCGAGATAGCGATCGATGCCGGCATTTACCCGGAGCGCATCTACCAGGGTAGCAGCGGCTCGTACTTTGTCAAGAATCCCGCCGAC AAAGTCGTGGCCGTCTTTAAACCCAAAGATGAGGAACCGTACGGGCGGCTGAACCCAAAGTGGACCAAATGGATGCACAAGCTGTGCTGTCCGTGCTGTTTTGGTCGCGCCTGCCTGATACCGAACCAGGG GTATCTCTCGGAAGCCGGAGCTAGTCTAGTGGACCAAAAACTAAACCTTAACATCGTGCCGAAGACGCGCGTCGTCCGGCTGGTGTCGGAAACGTTCAACTACCCGCGCATCGACCGGCAGAAGGCGCGTATCAAGAAGACGATCAAGGAGCGCATTCCGGCGGCCCGGTTCAACCGAATGTCGCTGCCACCGAAGACGGGCTCGTTCCAGCTGTTCGTCGAAGGCTACAAGGATGCCGACTTCTGGCTGCGCCGATTCGAGCAGGACCCGCTGCCGACGCGGCTTGCGCAAAAGTTTCAGATCCAGTTCGAGCGGCTGGTCGTGCTGGACTACATCATCCGCAACACGGACCGGGGCAACGACAACTGGCTGATCAAGTACGATCAGCCATCGATCCTGCCGACGACGCCCACGAGCCCGACCGGTGCCAACGGGTCCGTGCCGAACGGCATCAACGGCGGCGGTTACATTCCACGCAGCAGCAGTCGACTGGAGATGATGGAGCACACGGACTGGAATCTGGTGCAGCTGCCCGAAATAAAGATTGCCGCGATCGATAACGGGCTGGCGTTCCCGTTCAAGCATCCTGACTCGTGGCGGGCCTATCCGTACCACTGGGCGTGGCTCCCGCAGGCCAAGCAACCGTTCAGCCAGGATATCAAGGATCTGGTGCTGCCGTCGCTGTCCGATCCGAACTTTTGCGAGGAACTGTGCAACGAGCTGTACGAGCTGTTCAAGCAGGACAAGGGTTTCGATCGCGGCCTGTTCGAGCGGCAGATGTCTGTGATGCGCGGCCAGATGCTCAATCTGACGCAAGCTTTAAAGGACGGGAAGAGCCCGGTACAGCTGGTCCAGATGCCAGCCGTCATCGTCGAGAG GTCGAAGGTAAACCCTGGATCGTCGAGGTTTTTCTCATTCCAGCAGCGCTTCCAAAACAAGAGTCCGTTCTTTTCGTGGTGTTAG
- the LOC131284558 gene encoding stabilizer of axonemal microtubules 1 has product MECDGVGAAQQSLVEDTTACYDEGVPLAPQVPCSPIIQGEPEPDQCDELCVDQQNCSQPCVEPGPTVIDQRTAEMPQCCNCACGRPGCVPTKRVRYVQPPKRESCKPIATYKAPEVQFGGDSVYKTSYNPDPQLVINARPLPIKPQSHLVPNPGCVENTTVTAMSYPGYNNIERAQPIVPVGNQLIQSGPLQEVTTNRHDYVAKTTPKRYKIVPAGHMHVHSAPFEKQTVNKLSYSCPNMASFEPARSCKPLREYERPEIPMQSDTTTKLSYGPICPPPKEDVPWARRACYQPPNVAMDNETTYKKSYISSHCANERAKMVLPYNNLAVPAGSGFESKTVYKDSYHSAPCGERPPAIRPVVQLRVPNTKLEDDTVYKTSFATHCHAERPAPILPRPAPLIGDGPMQEMTTQRHDFVCKGHAKREPIVPQGSLAIPTGRLESATSNRLSFPANKENVVPTKSCKPVRVYKRPEEPMESDTTQKLSYMPVCPPPKEHYPWAQRVRFQAPNQPMESDTVQKLSYPPPGQYIEETGPSDGGLACCQSCNPAAMNCCGNMDTSCSGVSYPRAGIVK; this is encoded by the exons ATGGAGTGTGACGGTGTTGG agCTGCTCAACAATCCCTTGTGGAGGATACTACCGCCTGCTATGATGAGGGTGTGCCATTAGCACCACAAGTGCCTTGCAGCCCGATAATCCAAGGGGAGCCAGAGCCGGATCAGTGTGACGAATTGTGTGTTGATCAGCAGAACTGTTCCCAGCCCTGCGTGGAACCTGGTCCAACCGTAATTGATCAGCGCACCGCCGAGATGCCTCAGTGTTGCAATTGCGCTTGTGGAAGGCCCGGCTGTGTGCCCACGAAGCGGGTA CGCTACGTTCAGCCACCGAAACGTGAATCCTGTAAACCGATAGCAACGTACAAAGCCCCGGAGGTGCAATTCGGTGGAGATTCGGTGTACAAGACATCGTACAACCCAGATCCACAACTCGTCATCAACGCTCGACCGCTGCCGATCAAACCCCAGTCTCACCTTGTACCAAATCCAGGATGTGTGGAAAACACAACGGTCACTGCG ATGTCGTACCCCGGGTACAACAATATCGAGCGAGCGCAACCGATTGTACCAGTTGGAAACCAGCTGATACAATCGGGACCGTTGCAGGAAGTCACCACGAATCGGCACGACTATGTAGCCAAAACGACTCCGAAACGGTACAAAATTGTGCCCGCCGGTCACATGCACGTGCACAGTGCGCCCTTCGAGAAGCAAACCGTCAACAAGCTCTCGTACAGCTGCCCCAATATGGCCAGTTTTGAACCGGCTCGATCCTGTAAACCGCTGCGCGAGTACGAACGTCCGGAGA TTCCTATGCAATCGGATACGACGACCAAGCTAAGCTATGGACCAATCTGTCCTCCGCCGAAGGAGGACGTCCCGTGGGCTCGGCGCGCCTGCTATCAGCCACCAAACGTTGCAATGGACAACGAGACGACGTACAAGAAGAGCTACATATCGAGCCATTGTGCGAACGAGCGTGCCAAGATGGTGTTGCCATACAATAACTTAGCTGTACCTGCCGGTTCGGGCTTCGAATCGAAGACAGTCTACAAGGATAGTTACCACAGTGCACCCTGTGGCGAGCGGCCGCCGGCCATACGACCGGTCGTGCAGCTGCGGGTGCCCAACACGAAGCTCGAGGACGATACGGTTTACAAG ACTTCGTTCGCCACCCATTGCCATGCTGAACGCCCTGCCCCAATTCTTCCCCGGCCAGCGCCGTTAATTGGGGATGGACCGATGCAGGAAATGACCACACAGCGGCATGACTTCGTCTGCAAGGGCCACGCCAAACGGGAACCAATCGTTCCGCAGGGATCACTTGCCATTCCCACCGGGCGGTTGGAAAGTGCCACCTCGAACCGATTATCGTTTCCAGCGAACAAAGAAAACGTGGTTCCGACAAAGTCTTGTAAACCGGTACGAGTATATAAGAGACCGGAAG AACCTATGGAAAGTGATACGACGCAAAAGCTCAGCTATATGCCCGTCTGTCCACCACCGAAAGAACACTATCCTTGGGCTCAACGTGTGCGCTTCCAGGCACCGAACCAACCGATGGAGTCGGACACCGTGCAAAAGCTTAGTTATCCTCCCCCAGGCCAGTATATCGAGGAAACTGGTCCTTCTGACGGCGGTTTGGCATGCTGCCAGTCGTGTAATCCGGCGGCGATGAACTGTTGCGGTAATATGGACACATCCTGCTCGGGGGTGAGCTACCCAAGGGCCGGCATAGTGAAATAA
- the LOC131286792 gene encoding eukaryotic translation initiation factor 1A, X-chromosomal encodes MPKNKGKGGKNRRRGKNENESEKRELIFKEDEQEYAQVTKMLGNGRLEAMCFDGVKRLCHIRGKLRKKVWINQGDIILIGLRDYQDSKADVILKYTPDEARNLKTYGEFPESVRINETVTFVENDMDDDIEFGDDYSSSEEGDAIDAI; translated from the exons atgCCGAAGAACAAGGGAAAGGGAGGTAAAAACCGTCGTCGCGGTAAGAATGAGAACGAGTCCGAGAAGCGCGAACTGATCTTCAAGGAAGACGAACAGGAATATGCACAGGTTACAAAAATGCTGGGTAACGGCAGACTGGAGGCGATGTGCTTCGATGGTGTGAAGCGACTTTGTCACATCCGTGGCAAGCTGCGAAAAAAG GTCTGGATCAACCAGGGTGACATCATTTTGATCGGTCTGCGCGACTACCAGGACTCGAAGGCGGACGTTATCCTTAAGTACACGCCCGACGAGGCCCGAAATTTGAAGACGTACGGCGAGTTCCCAGAGTCCGTGCGCATCAACGAAACGGTGACGTTCGTTGAGAACGACATGGACGACGACATCGAGTTCGGTGACGACTACAGCTCATCGGAGGAGGGCGACGCGATCGACGCCATATGA
- the LOC131284559 gene encoding uncharacterized protein LOC131284559 translates to MMSSSSTSASSSSSSAMRSPGEWMEADSLRDILNTAILSNVDAPDTLASDVDIDPSLFASGSNSLDYPVAPLQRLQRPEREFSQGFHNEAYPRRNMFCLDGLSLLNSDGGVAYYPPMDPPQDVPVQLTTTATTIPSVEPPNPIPPTPVTQPTAAVFTSSAGTSSTTTAARPCRMRNHHYDMLFPTAHYRTHPQRERPAVSSSSFGAHATHGGRTFKNDTPIPPANHPYMPREGYHQPHRPSPPTYVPPDESAQMGGQESGRNGACNGTRRAMKRSLSGERSDDEQRQQPARMATGLSFEERELRQGETSSTAGAVVKLENGSQSEECTPPVTVKTEPSTSGLENGAPAPPTRDDLPIIAPELLKREPNEDEHVPPLPNNSDTFRERDVVPRSHDSSGHTIKQEPSECSGTNSTTSVVVSPAAPAVGAGCSCQECLAGVSNDHPRSERTFCSCTVAADAPPSSPLPSSSAACPPQQQQPTSIKVEPCETAQSLVDVPLPPTTTAYTADSGAEVMPQTSPARAEAGVGTSTVAPPTVATEVVRREPAVVDLPSTSNAAQSGSSTNEPSTSGRAKPSTLRKAQVEWGMGPERPSTSGLVKRIFTAKQMEIPTEKYNLSMYGPPTWDPPSFTDEEDSENDDGDDDEESEDDDDDDADDNDSSGSSSSSDGDDQAKHKLVKCEGKAKSFDSDDGMDVIYMGPYRNLNERIGPPSRDLRSDQEPGNGRRTAGDGEESNGAEPLTPSTAANAGDGSSGHPGSSGPDTESCGRSRKSDDTSAATASSRSTQTGSSDALNAPDLQLDWITDTSSISDESDDVIILGSVSPMRGFTSPPATPRDREPIDLTNDSEDDDIARRRMTSTAVPARRSKANETMPHAQSRTRGINDRPPLPPPVPSSSGSHPVLRHRSAVFYPSTVRSSGAVSRTGVRGDMGRMPMLNAITQPPSVVGGHEHRLSRYSSSRWWESAYYPIPHMTSGSGGGGAGGSRSSSRSRCPAMGRPELRWSGPFSGHHACEFCAPPMRQSSSIMRRSPIVTTSYPSSSSRHRNANANSNNSTSPLLVDLLDDPPFGVDDGAGDGPNDLYRATPPIPPRSSTNDGAASQSNATGSSDGSSWRSNQVPLPVETWIDRTVEGSAAPPSATSGREKKCCRRGGNGASSSSATASATNDPGPIDYSSTPGPSAATAHAVPLNDHNNNSNSNSHLPQDERALAHSREIVSLLWDEPRRWAPPPPPPASESRPHGRATQTLTPPMNIPSRANSPPVRWIAVSDTLNCTDEAWAAQPPAHNIRRLHFRPSRQAYPPHENLWVRQHNAAEVQRRMMSIPADDYQHSPRHNINNNNNNAILVRRNATSTMASAGAQPPSQQPPPPPPPPPPPPPASGPITDMFSSQQLPHPVLAHSASASSSSVAGAVSTVRLQPPLLVPVPAPAPVGHTDPAADLVASGARPQFLTSRRGTLSHYGAPSSSASSSSLLDGRSTGLTPPPYGSLPWGTGHYHHQGSSSIASGAAAQHEPLDNSRVASLRVRRLHNTHSPHYVLRRNDHQHVHHHMYHHIPSQTNFLSNPPEIQFSIGLRPSLLSSLNRFVRVIEDTCTNRGATQEMIETNTFPHKYKRLRRVSETDEDSEKCTICLSQFEIDNDVRRLPCMHLFHKDCVDQWLVTNKHCPICRVDIEIHHTKDYTI, encoded by the exons ATGATGTCCTCATCGTCGACGTcagcgtcgtcgtcttcgtcatcCGCGATGCGCAGCCCTGGTGAGTGGATGGAGGCGGACAGCCTACGGGATATCCTGAACACTGCCATCCTGTCTAACGTCGATGCACCGGATACACTGG CGAGTGATGTGGACATTGATCCATCATTGTTTGCCAGTGGAAGCAATTCACTCGACTATCCCGTAGCTCCGCTGCAGCGTCTTCAGCGCCCGGAAAGGGAATTCAGTCAGGGCTTCCACAACGAGGCCTATCCACGGAGGAATATGTTCTGCCTCGACGGATTGTCGTTGCTCAACTCGGACGGTGGAGTGGCTTATTATCCACCGATGGACCCACCGCAGGACGTGCCGGTCCAGCTGACGACAACAGCGACAACGATCCCGTCGGTGGAACCGCCCAATCCGATTCCCCCAACACCTGTCACGCAGCCTACGGCGGCAGTATTTACATCAAGTGCCGGTACGTCGAGTACCACGACGGCGGCACGGCCCTGCCGAATGCGGAACCACCACTACGATATGCTATTCCCCACTGCGCACTACCGAACGCATCCGCAACGGGAACGGCCGGCCGTATCGTCGAGTTCGTTTGGAGCGCACGCCACCCACGGCGGTCGAACGTTCAAAAACGACACACCGATTCCGCCGGCTAATCATCCGTACATGCCGCGCGAAGGATACCATCAACCGCACCGTCCCTCTCCACCAACCTATGTACCGCCGGATGAAAGTGCGCAGATGGGAGGTCAAGAATCGGGTAGGAATGGCGCATGCAACGGCACCAGACGAGCCATGAAGCGTTCGCTGAGCGGAGAACGTAGTGATGATGAGCAGCGGCAACAACCGGCCAGAATGGCCACCGGTTTGTCCTTCGAGGAAAGAGAACTAAGACAAGGCGAAACGTCGTCAACTGCAGGAGCTGTGGTGAAGCTAGAAAATGGATCCCAAAGCGAGGAATGTACGCCTCCGGTAACTGTAAAGACAGAACCGTCGACCTCGGGGCTGGAAAACGGAGCACCTGCGCCTCCAACCCGGGACGATCTGCCGATAATTGCGCCGGAGTTGCTCAAAAGAGAACCGAATGAAGATGAACATGTACCACCACTACCCAACAATTCCGACACGTTTCGAGAGCGGGATGTGGTTCCTCGGTCGCACGATAGCAGTGGCCATACGATAAAGCAGGAACCGAGTGAATGTAGCGGAACAAACAGTACCACGTCAGTCGTTGTATCGCCAGCGGCACCAGCTGTAGGTGCGGGATGTTCGTGCCAGGAATGTTTAGCCGGCGTGAGTAATGACCATCCGCGCAGCGAGCGTACCTTTTGTTCCTGTACTGTCGCTGCCGACGCTCCACCATCATCTCCTTTACCATCGTCTTCGGCAGCGTGTccaccacagcagcagcagccaacgtCGATTAAGGTGGAACCGTGCGAAACTGCACAATCTCTCGTCGATGTTCCTTTGCCACCAACGACGACGGCATACACGGCTGATTCCGGGGCGGAAGTTATGCCGCAAACATCACCGGCCAGAGCTGAAGCTGGTGTCGGTACTTCGACGGTCGCTCCCCCTACGGTGGCTACCGAGGTGGTTAGAAGAGAACCGGCGGTGGTGGATCTGCCGAGCACGAGCAATGCCGCCCAGTCAGGCAGTTCGACGAACGAACCGTCAACCAGCGGCAGAGCGAAGCCATCGACGCTCAGAAAAGCTCAAGTTGAATGGGGAATGGGTCCGGAAAGGCCCAGTACGAGTGGGCTTGTAAAACGTATTTTTACCGCTAAACAAATGGAGATACCAACCGAAAAGTACAATCTTTCCATGTACGGCCCACCAACGTGGGATCCTCCCAGTTTcacagatgaagaagatagtGAAAATGATGACGGGGACGATGATGAAGAGAGcgaagatgacgatgatgacgatgctgACGATAATGATAGCAGCGGTAGTTCATCGTCGAGCGACGGCGACGACCAGGCTAAGCACAAATTGGTGAAGTGTGAGGGAAAGGCCAAGAGTTTCGATAGCGACGACGGGATGGATGTTATCTACATGGGTCCGTATCGAAATTTGAACGAAAGGATCGGCCCGCCGAGTCGCGATCTACGGTCGGACCAGGAACCGGGTAACGGACGACGCACGGCGGGCGATGGTGAAGAGTCCAACGGCGCTGAACCACTAACGCCTAGTACCGCCGCTAATGCTGGTGACGGTTCCTCCGGCCATCCAGGTTCGTCGGGACCGGACACGGAAAGTTGTGGGCGAAGCAGAAAGAGCGATGACACGTCTGCTGCAACGGCCTCCTCCCGTTCGACCCAAACGGGCAGCTCGGATGCACTGAACGCACCGGATTTGCAGCTCGATTGGATCACGGACACGAGCAGCATCAGCGACGAAAGCGATGACGTAATTATTTTAGGTAGCGTGTCCCCGATGCGTGGCTTTACTTCACCACCTGCCACCCCCCGTGACCGTGAGCCGATCGATCTGACGAACGATTCCGAAGACGACGACATCGCGCGCCGCCGAATGACCTCGACGGCGGTCCCTGCTCGGCGTAGtaaagcgaacgaaacgatGCCACACGCACAGTCACGCACTCGGGGTATCAACGATCGGCCACCACTGCCACCACCGGTGCCATCGTCGTCCGGAAGTCATCCCGTTCTGCGGCATCGTTCGGCCGTGTTCTATCCGTCGACGGTGCGAAGCAGTGGCGCGGTAAGTCGTACCGGTGTCCGTGGGGACATGGGCCGGATGCCGATGTTGAACGCTATCACGCAACCACCGTCGGTGGTGGGTGGACACGAGCACCGGCTGTCCCGGTACAGTTCCAGCCGCTGGTGGGAATCCGCCTACTACCCGATTCCTCACATGACGTCCG GTTCTGGTGGTGGGGGTGCCGGCGGGAGCCGCAGCAGTTCACGATCCCGCTGTCCGGCCATGGGTCGTCCGGAGTTACGCTGGAGCGGTCCTTTTTCGGGGCACCATGCGTGCGAATTCTGCGCTCCTCCCATGCGCCAATCCTCGTCCATAATGCGCCGCTCTCCGATCGTGACCACCTCGTACCCGTCGTCGTCGAGTCGACATCGCAACGCTAACGCGAACAGTAATAACAGCACTTCACCGTTGCTGGTGGACCTGCTGGACGATCCACCGTTCGGTGTCGACGATGGTGCCGGTGACGGGCCAAATGATCTCTACCGCGCGACACCTCCCATTCCGCCGCGCTCGTCCACGAACGATGGAGCGGCAAGCCAGTCGAACGCCACCGGATCGTCTGACGGTTCGTCCTGGCGTAGTAACCAGGTCCCCCTACCGGTCGAAACTTGGATCGACCGAACGGTTGAAGGTTCGGCAGCACCACCATCGGCCACCTCCGGGCGCGAGAAAAAATGCTGCCGCCGCGGTGGAAATGGTGCTAGTTCATCCTCCGCTACCGCCTCTGCCACCAACGATCCTGGTCCGATCGATTACTCATCGACACCGGGACCATCGGCGGCAACCGCGCATGCCGTTCCCCTCAacgaccacaacaacaacagcaacagcaacagtcaCTTGCCGCAAGATGAGCGGGCACTAGCCCACTCACGCGAGATCGTATCGCTGCTATGGGACGAACCGCGCCGATGGGCGCCCCCACCTCCTCCGCCGGCCTCCGAAAGCCGCCCACACGGCCGCGCGACGCAAACCTTGACGCCTCCGATGAACATTCCGAGCCGCGCCAATTCACCGCCCGTCCGCTGGATCGCCGTTTCGGACACGCTCAACTGCACGGACGAGGCGTGGGCCGCCCAACCGCCGGCGCACAATATTCGCCGTCTCCACTTCCGGCCCTCTCGGCAAGCCTACCCGCCCCACGAGAACCTCTGGGTACGGCAGCATAACGCGGCCGAGGTGCAGCGCCGCATGATGTCCATCCCGGCGGATGACTACCAGCATTCGCCGCGCcataacatcaacaacaacaacaacaacgcgaTCCTAGTCCGACGCAATGCCACCTCCACGATGGCCAGTGCTGGAGCGCAGCCACCATCGCAGCAACCTCCGCCTCCTCCAcccccaccgccaccgcctccGCCAGCATCCGGACCGATTACGGACATGTTTTCCTCCCAGCAGCTGCCCCACCCCGTCCTAGCCCACTCCGCCTCGGCATCCTCTAGCAGCGTGGCGGGTGCGGTGTCCACCGTCCGCCTGCAACCTCCCCTACTGGTGCCCGTTCCCGCACCCGCACCGGTCGGGCATACGGATCCTGCGGCCGATCTCGTTGCCAGCGGCGCTCGGCCGCAGTTCCTTACGAGCCGCCGGGGAACCCTGTCACACTACGGCGCTCCCTCGTCCtctgcgtcgtcgtcgtcgttgctgGATGGTCGTAGCACTGGCCTAACGCCGCCACCATACGGATCCCTACCGTGGGGTACCGGACACTACCATCACCAGGGTAGTAGTTCCATCGCTAGCGGTGCGGCCGCTCAGCACGAACCGCTGGACAATTCGCGCGTCGCATCGCTCCGGGTTCGACGTTTGCACAACACGCACAGTCCGCATTAcgtactacg tCGCAACGATCATCAGCACGTCCATCATCACATGTATCATCATATTCCGTCGCAAACCAACTTCCTCTCAAATCCGCCGGAAATTCAGTTCAGCATCGGG CTTCGGCCGAGTTTGTTGTCCAGCTTGAATCGCTTCGTGCGAGTGATCGAGGACACCTGTACCAACCGGGGCGCTACGCAG GAAATGATCGAAACGAATACGTTCCCGCATAAATACAAACGGCTTCGGCGTGTCAGCGAGACGGACGAGGATAGCGAAAAGTGCACGATCTGTCTGTCACAGTTCGAGATCGACAACGACGTCAG ACGCCTTCCGTGCATGCACCTCTTCCACAAGGATTGCGTCGACCAGTGGCTAGTGACGAACAAGCACTGCCCAATCTGCCGGGTCGACATCGAGATCCACCACACCAAGGACTACACCATATGA